The following proteins are co-located in the Solanum pennellii chromosome 8, SPENNV200 genome:
- the LOC107027741 gene encoding uncharacterized protein LOC107027741 — MYGVEISYQQAWRAKERALELIRGNPADAYKNMPRYIHMLGTVYPNSYIRMHKSEKNEFMYLFIALRPLMRGFEFCRPVVVVDGSHLSGAYKGTFVSASTLDGAGCILPLAYGIVDTENDCSWTWFFTQFKNAFGEREKMCVVSDRNESIIKSVSIVYPNVPHFACIWHLWKNVCTYYKRSKNTLSDLFYSMAKAYRKKDFEKLMAKVEKVDGRVKKYLEEAGYERWSRSHATVNRGRMMTSNIAECINGCLVDARQLPVLDFLEEARILFGSWNCKNREIASYTKETLGRKFEEILIINASKCSKMKVVASSEFIFSVYEGGIRYIVCLERKKCSCGRFQHDEIPCAHAMAVLKKKNIKDVHPYCSDYYKPDALANTYAVPMEPMPDKSDWIVPESVLEEVVLPPRYKKMPGRPRKKRKKNADEKLSGNTNCCGRCGQEGHNRRTCTFFPKDS; from the exons ATGTATGGTGTTGAGATTTCTTACCAGCAAGCATGGCGTGCTAAAGAACGTGCACTAGAGTTGATAAGGGGCAATCCTGCAGATGCATATAAAAATATGCCAAGATACATACATATGTTGGGAACGGTGTATCCAAATTCTTATATACGGATGCACAAATCagagaaaaatgaatttatgtatCTATTCATTGCTTTAAGGCCTTTGATGAGAGGGTTTGAGTTCTGTAGgcctgttgttgttgttgatggttCACATCTTAGTGGAGCTTACAAAGGGACGTTTGTATCCGCAAGTACTCTTGATGGGGCAG GTTGCATATTACCATTAGCTTACGGGATCGTCGATACGGAAAATGATTGTTCATGGACATGGTTCTTCACACAGTTCAAAAATGCATTTggtgagagagaaaaaatgtgTGTTGTTTCTGATAGAAACGAAAGCATAATTAAGAGTGTTAGTATAGTTTATCCAAATGTTCCACATTTTGCATGCATATGGCACTTGTGGAAAAATGTTTGTACATACTACAAGAGAAGTAAAAACACTCTAAGTGATCTGTTTTATTCGATGGCTAAGGCTTATCGGAAAAaggattttgaaaaattgatggCTAAAGTGGAAAAAGTAGATGGCAGAGTTAAAAAGTATCTTGAAGAGGCTGGCTATGAAAGGTGGTCTAGATCTCATGCAACCGTGAATAGGGGTAGAATGATGACATCTAACATTGCGGAATGTATCAATGGTTGTCTTGTTGATGCACGGCAATTACCTGTTTTGGACTTTTTGGAAGAAGCCAGAATTCTATTTGGTTCTTGGAACtgcaaaaatagagaaatagcATCTTATACAAAGGAAACATTAGGGAGGAAATTTGAAGAGATATTGATTATAAATGCGTCCAAATGTTCGAAAATGAAG GTTGTTGCATCTTCAGAATTCATTTTTTCAGTTTATGAAGGTGGTATAAGATACATCGTTTGCCTTGAGAGAAAGAAATGTTCTTGTGGTAGATTTCAGCATGATGAAATACCTTGTGCGCATGCAATGGCTGttctgaagaagaagaatatcaaAGATGTACACCCATACTGTTCTGATTACTATAAACCTGATGCATTAGCAAACACCTATGCAGTTCCAATGGAACCAATGCCGGACAAAAGTGATTGGATAGTTCCGGAAAGTGTTTTGGAAGAAGTTGTATTGCCACCAAGATACAAAAAAATGCCTGGTAgaccaagaaaaaaaagaaagaaaaatgcagATGAAAAGCTAAGCGGAAACACAAATTGTTGTGGACGATGTGGACAAGAAGGTCACAATAGAAGAACATGTACTTTCTTTCCAAAAGATTCATAA